From Coffea arabica cultivar ET-39 chromosome 2e, Coffea Arabica ET-39 HiFi, whole genome shotgun sequence, the proteins below share one genomic window:
- the LOC113730266 gene encoding adenine/guanine permease AZG1-like, producing the protein MDVESGIPPPTAPQPSAITRLNAAVAKSRLGKRFKLNERNTSFTTELRAGTATFLTMAYILAVNASILSDSGGTCSVSDCVPLCSDPTVSPADCTNNPNLRLLTPDDSCKFDPVNPGYAACLEKTRKDLIVATVASSLIGCVIMGLFANLPLALAPGMGTNAYFAYTVVGFHGSGNVSYQSALAAVFIEGLIFLFISAVGLRARLAKLVPKPVRISSSAGIGLFLAFIGLQNNQGLGLVGYSSSTLVTLAACPRSSRASVAPVITSSNGTVSLLPGGTVSGDILCLHGRMESPTFWLGVVGFVIIGYCLVKNIKGAMIYGIVFVTAVSWFRNTRVTAFPDTATGNSAYKYFKKVVDVHKIESTAGALSFKSIGKGHFWESLVTFLYVDILDTTGTLYSMARFAGFTDSNGDFEGQYFAFMSDASSIVVGSLLGTSPVTAFIESSTGIREGGRTGLTALTVAGYFLLSFFFTPLLASIPAWAVGPPLILVGVLMMRAVVEVEWDDMRQAIPAFMTLLLMPLTYSIAYGLIGGIGTYVVLHLWDWGESCLRKFGVIKEGRRSSSNGGATNNNGITPPPPVAAPVDGSNKSTTDV; encoded by the coding sequence ATGGACGTGGAGTCTGGGATACCCCCTCCCACAGCCCCCCAGCCCTCGGCGATAACTCGGCTGAACGCAGCCGTCGCCAAGAGCCGACTCGGAAAACGCTTCAAACTCAACGAGCGCAACACCTCCTTTACCACCGAGCTCCGAGCAGGCACCGCCACTTTTCTCACCATGGCCTACATCTTGGCCGTAAACGCCTCCATTCTCTCCGACTCCGGCGGCACCTGTTCCGTCTCTGACTGCGTTCCCCTTTGCTCCGACCCCACCGTTTCCCCCGCAGACTGCACCAACAACCCGAACCTCCGTCTCCTCACCCCTGACGACTCCTGCAAATTCGACCCCGTCAACCCCGGCTACGCCGCTTGTCTCGAGAAAACTCGGAAGGACTTGATCGTCGCCACAGTCGCTTCCTCCCTAATCGGCTGTGTCATCATGGGCTTATTCGCCAACTTGCCCTTAGCGTTAGCCCCAGGAATGGGAACCAACGCATACTTCGCCTACACAGTCGTCGGCTTCCACGGCTCCGGCAACGTATCTTACCAAAGCGCGTTAGCCGCAGTTTTCATCGAAGGCCTCATATTCTTATTCATCTCCGCTGTCGGTTTACGCGCCAGGCTCGCCAAACTTGTCCCCAAGCCCGTGAGGATCTCATCCTCCGCTGGGATAGGCCTTTTTCTGGCTTTCATCGGACTACAAAACAATCAAGGGCTTGGACTCGTAGGATACAGCTCGTCGACGCTGGTGACCCTAGCAGCATGTCCGCGGTCGTCCCGCGCATCGGTGGCGCCGGTGATCACGTCATCGAATGGAACGGTGTCGCTTCTCCCAGGTGGGACAGTGTCCGGCGACATTTTATGCTTGCATGGGCGCATGGAGAGCCCTACATTTTGGCTTGGAGTTGTGGGTTTCGTTATCATCGGTTACTGTTTGGTGAAGAACATTAAAGGCGCCATGATATACGGCATCGTTTTCGTAACCGCCGTTTCTTGGTTTCGCAACACCAGAGTAACGGCATTTCCCGACACGGCTACTGGGAATTCCGCCTACAAATACTTCAAGAAAGTCGTCGACGTTCATAAGATAGAGAGCACGGCTGGGGCGTTAAGTTTCAAAAGTATTGGGAAAGGTCATTTTTGGGAATCCCTAGTTACTTTTCTGTACGTCGATATATTGGACACGACCGGAACTTTATATTCAATGGCGCGGTTTGCAGGTTTTACAGACAGTAACGGTGATTTCGAGGGGCAATATTTCGCGTTCATGTCGGACGCCTCGTCTATAGTTGTGGGGTCCTTGTTAGGTACGTCCCCGGTGACGGCGTTCATTGAGTCGTCTACCGGGATAAGGGAGGGGGGACGGACGGGGCTGACGGCGCTAACAGTGGCTGGGTATTTCCTGTTGTCGTTTTTCTTCACGCCGTTGTTGGCTTCGATTCCGGCGTGGGCGGTGGGGCCGCCGCTAATACTGGTGGGAGTGTTGATGATGAGGGCTGTAGTGGAGGTGGAGTGGGATGACATGCGGCAGGCAATACCGGCGTTTATGACGTTGCTACTGATGCCGTTGACGTATTCGATTGCCTACGGTCTGATTGGTGGGATCGGTACTTACGTGGTATTGCATTTGTGGGACTGGGGTGAGAGTTGTTTGAGGAAATTTGGGGTGATTAAGGAGGGACGACGCAGCAGCAGTAATGGTGGAGCTACGAATAATAATGGAATCACTCCTCCTCCTCCTGTTGCCGCCCCTGTGGATGGAAGTAATAAAAGTACGACTGATGTTTAA